The following nucleotide sequence is from Pelodiscus sinensis isolate JC-2024 unplaced genomic scaffold, ASM4963464v1 ctg164, whole genome shotgun sequence.
GCGGGGACTCAAGCAGGCATGGTCCaggacactgcacctctgcattttaaatgtactaagagcccggaggctcttactacattcaaAGCACAGTCACAGTCGACTAATCTGTAATctgtatcgactatacgattagcaatttaacatccttagcagggagcctcccctggcagcagcagacaTGCCATCCCCCCGAAGGAGGGTCTGCCCTACGCTCGCTGCTCTCAGCGGGATCTACCTCAGCCCACACCTTCTCCCAAGACCCCCATATGCTCAGAGCCGCTCCCCCACCCGAGATCCCCTCCCAaaggcccccacccctccccctagcTCCCATACTCCgccccctcacctctccctgACACCGCCAATCTGTGCACCCCATTCACTCTCCCAaagctgctcccagcagccctTTCTCCAGCCCCCAATTCTTTTCCCCAGCCCCTAAggcccctccaccaccccttccCCAGTCACCCACCAGCTGCCTGGCCCCTTTCCGCGCCTCACCTACCCGCCTGCCCACCGAACCTCTTTGCCCCCTTccgctcccccacccaccctgctccccagcccccacatcTCCTTCTCTATGCCCCacgcctcagcccctcccccagccccacccttagtccccttcctcagcccctcccccagccccacccttagtccctttcctcagcccctcccccaccccaaccccttagtccccttcctcagcccctcccccagcccccaccccaaccccttagtcccctcccccagcccccacccttagtccccttcctcagcccctcccccagcccccacccttagtccccttcctcagcccccacccttagtccccttcctcagcccctcccccagcccccacccttagtccccttcctcagcccctcccccagcccccacccttagtccccttcctcagcccccagccttagttccttcgccccctcccccacccttagtCCGTTCCCCCAGCCACTCACCCCGGGGGGGGGTAACTGCCGCCGTACGCACTAGTCCTTCCCCCGCGCCTCCGCCGGTTCAAATCTCCGCCCGAGCCAATCAGCAGCCCGcgggagcccggccccgccccttccggccgCGCTGCATGCTGGGGCTTGCAGTCCAGGGTCGCTCTGccgaggcgggggcggggcgttTTGTCTGCAGCCTCGAGCGTGCGCCCGTGCAAAGCGGCCACGCCCCCGCCCGAGCGCGCACACTCGTGTGCCCCGCCGGCCCGAGCGCGCTGCTGTGCACGCCTGAGTGTGCAGCCTCGTGTGCGCTGGCCCGGCGCTCGGAGCCAGCCTGGCCCGCGGCCCGTGCGCTAGCCCCCTCCCTGCGCTGCGGCGGAGCACCAGGCTGAACCTCTGTGGGCGGGGCACAGCCAGACCGCGGCTGCGGCTGGACTAGAACCCCGCAGGGCAGGGGATCTGCCCGAGCCTACGGGTGGGGGGACCACAGAGCTTACCGCCAGCAGGGCTGCCAGTACTTGAAGGGCAGGTGGGggtcagaatagtgatagagatgcagccgtgttagtctggtgtagctgaaacaaaatgcaggacaatgtagcactttaaagactaacaagatggtttattagatgatgagctttcgtgggccagacccacttcagcaGAGCTTACAGGGTCTGGGGCAGTGGTGCCAGGTGGCTGGGGAGGAGTCCAGCAGGTAGGCTGGCACCCCCCCTACTCCCATCCCTCCTATGCTCCTGCAAAATCCCTTGTCTGGAacaagtcaggtcccaagagtgccagacccaGGGAAGTCCAACTTGTAACAACATCGACTGAAGAAGATACCTTGTTTAAGTGGTGGTGTGCATTTGACCACTCTTTTCCATGTTGCTGGTGAGGATCGATCTTTCCTACAGCAAAGCAGCTGTAACCCCCACAGGTCATTGAACCTAGAAAATTGCACCagaaatgtgcaaatgaggctaagtgtggaatatcaccaagcctcatttgcatacctaaggagctgccacttttgcagaagaggctcttgcaccagaaggaaatgtctacactgccccttcttgtgcaaaaatggtagctccttaggtatgcaaatgaggttcagcactattccacacttagcctcatttgcatatttctggtgcaagaagccgtgagtgtagacatagccctggagctTGACACCCATGAGTTcacagccagctggctctcagttaaAGCTGCAAAGCACTCAGTTTTCTCTCTAACTGATcttggtgccactagatgggagtGAACCACATGCACAAGGTGTGTGGGTAACACAGCAGAGAgaaaacattttcaaagaaaGAGTAAAAGAGTGCAAAACCACAACAATTACCACAAAGATGTAAGGACTGATGTGAAATCCATTGTGTCACCAtctttgccagaagctaggaatgggtgacgggatgcatcaccctgttctgttcattccctctgggtcacctggcattggccactgtcagaagacaggatacagggctggaTGCACCTATAGTCTGACCCAGTTCTCATGGTTGTTTTATCATGAGTCTCACAATATTCAGCATAGGTATGTACTACATTGAAGTGTACAATAGGAATAAAATGAGGTGCCCTGATTATCAGAAGTCCTGGGTACACCGCTACTACTGAAATAGGAAAGGATGAGTATCACAGAGCTGACAGGATAAAGTACAGTCGCTGGTTTACAACCCTGTCAAATCCCATGTTGCACACTCCCAATTCAAAGTAAGTTTCTGGCAGTGAAAAGCCTGAGTGGCCCCCGTGTAATGGAAGAGCTCAGAAAGCCAATGAAAAGAAAAAGTGTGTCTTTTAAATCTCAAGGGTTGTAAGCCAATCATGCTTTTGGGGATCCAGCTCTTGATTTTTGAATGCCTGGGGTCCCCACCACTGACTCATCAGGAGATGCAAACCAGCAGAGCTCCATTGACAATGAAGCTATGTTGATGCATAATGGCTGAGTATCtggcccagtgttccctgtaagacgTGAACCTGGGCAGCCACCAAGGAGAGATTCAAGTTAGGGATGTCAACTGTTTAATTGTGATTTAACCTGTTAAATGAAATGTTCAGCCAGTTATCTGTGATcccggggtgggggctgctgcagcacagctgggcagAAGCTCCATCCCCATTCATGTGGGGACATTACTTGCGGTTCCCACTCCTCAGGGAACGAGGAGAAAGTGCACCATTggctgcattccttactctggctcGGGAGCACCTCCTTTCTAGAAGAATGCAAGCTGCTGGAGCAAAGCTTCTGGTTTTACACTACGGCGACCCAAGCTGACAGCGCTCTGACTCCAAGTTTCCCTACCAGTATGTTATGCCCTGAAGGCATGTTTCTGTAATCAGTTCTTGACACTACCCCAGCCCACTTCCAAACAGGCTTTAATTGGGGACCTGGCAGCTTTCTTCCCCCAGTGTCTCCAGCACAGATGGCCACACCTAGCACTCTGCAGCAGGCTACTTGCAAAGTGCATTCTAGGAATAGCTGGGCAGCTATCCCAAACTAACCCAGTGCCCACAGGAGGGCAAAGAGCAGGGGCAATGCACTTGGCTGAAAGAGGACTGGTCAAACTAGTTTGACCTGAAACTGCTGATCTGGATATAGGAGGACAAGCCTGTGCCTGCATGACTGGTACAGACAACTCATTGTCAGCTGCCATAGTTCCTAAGCATTAGCCACATTCCGTGGCAGCACAGCCATGTGTAGAGACACCTGAGCCACTAGCCCTAAACGCTGCTCTAAGCTGTAGGGAACCCATGGCTCAGGACTCCGGATTGGGCTGGAGGGTGCAGTTGCTGGAAGGAATTCTCTATTCAATATTCATGCAGTGGCAGAAAGCCAGCTGCTTCCTGTCAGGTGCTCCATAACAGTCAGCTGCACACAGACCGTAGCAAACTCAATTTCTGTCTAACAGGGTGTTGGGAAAGGGGGTAAAGATCTGCCCGAATTAAAATCCTCCCCAGAGTCGTCTATTGGCCACAAATCCAACTGAAGCAAAGGTGGCTCTGCAGCCCCTGCACCAACAACCTTAAGAATAATTAAATTTCTGTGTGTGGTGAGAAAGACTTCAGGACACAAATAAATCCAGCGGAGATTTTCTTCCTCCAAGGAAAGTTTTGTTcctcttttattaaaaataatagagTAGAGGGTGTGGGGTTTGGCTCATGCAGTAACTGGGGTCAGTACCTCCAATGTGTAAAGAAAGTCTCTTTACTCCCCACAACTAAAGTTAGGAGCCATAGAGCCATGACCTGTGCTCCTACCACCTGGGATCTTCCCGCAGCCTCCAAACTTGGTAGCTACAGAACAGAGGATAAAGAGACACGAAGAGGGGAGTTCCCAATATTTGAAGGACCGGGTTAGGAAGTTTAGGGAAGCAGGCATGGAACAAACGATGCTTGATAGGGGTCTCACCAGGCTGTTTGTGATTTGTACAAGTTTTGTCTGAAAAAGTTTTTCCAAGTAAAGGCCAGAATGTACCGGCCCAGCCCCACTACGGAGAGGAGAGTCCTCAGTGCATCTTTCTTTTCCAGAGTCTCTCTCCCTTCGAGTCCTCCCCTCAAGCCCAGAGTCATGGTGCTCTTAAGTGTTAAGCTGTTGGGAGACTGTACCAAGGGGAGTTAGCCTTGCTGGGCACATGATCACAGCTCCGGGGAAGACAGCTCATTCTGCCCCTGCAGGCTAGGCATCTTGAGTTCTGCATTGTTCCGGACCACAGTGAAGAGGCTAACAACGGCCAGCAATGCCATCACCATCATCACAGAGCATATGGTAAACATGTTCCTGGTGCCCGTCTTGTAGTCACTGTCATGAAGAATAAGCATACCCAGGCAAGCCAGTAGGTTCAGGGGGATGCGGAACCAGTTCATCACACCTACCTGGTCCTTCTCCGGGATCACTTTCTGCCTgaggaagcccatggcagggaAATACAACCCACAGGAGAGTTCTATGAGCAAGAAGGCCAAGAAGGACTCAGAAGGGTTCTCCTGGCCAGGGTTGGTGGAGAAAGTGAGCATGAAGAGGGAAAAGAATACCATCAAGACGGAGAGAGAAAGGATGTGCATGGGCTGGAGGTGGTACCTCTTGGAAGTGGCAATACGGTACAGTGACGACCCCATCATGCTGGCAGCCATGAAGCTGGAGAAGACAATGCCCAGAGGTGGGTTGTGGGGATCGAGGACGGGCGTCCAGAGGAAGATGAAGATGTAGATGACACTTTCAAACAAGGCCTGGATAGTGCCCAAGAGCAGGACACGCCGGTCAGACAGGAGACACTTCAAACCATCAACGCAAGTCTTGGACAGCGCCCGCTTCTTGCCATGGTTCTCATCCCAGTTCTTCATGGCAAAGATGCCGGTCAGCATAAGGAAGGGGATTGAGACCATGAATGGGGCCACGGGGCCCAAGCCCAGCCACTCAGCAAAGAAGTTGGCTGTCACCCCTGCTCCAATCGCGATGACATTGTTCCAGAAGGCTGCCCTCGAGAAAGTGGCCGGGATCCACTCTGCTGGGAAGTCATGCCGTTCCACGTGCTCATGCACGTACCACGCCTCAAAGGCAGAGAACAACAGGGCTGTGGACAACCCCCCTAATATCCTCCCCACTACCAGCACAAAGTAATCCCAAGAGAGCTTGGTGAGACAGCAGACTGAGTAGGTCAAGGAGAAGAGGATGCAGGATTTCTTGCGGCCCAGCCAGTCGACCAAAGAGGTGGAGACCAATCCGAAAAGCACACTGGAGGCAAAGCCGCAGACATAAATTATGGCAATCTGACCCTCCAGGAAGTGATAATGTTGGTAGAGTTTATAGAGATAGGGGCCCTGTAGCCAgtcagcagccagagccaggaaATACACTTGGTAGTAGTCCAGTTGGAACCGCAGGAAGGCAGGGTTGGTACAGGCACTGCCAGTGAGCTTGGCACGGCAGGCGGAGAACTCCAAACCGATGCAGACTGCCAGCAGGACAGCAAAGGCCACATATGCAGTGACTAACATGGTGCCTCAAAACATCATGTGCATCCACTGGGCTCTACTCCAAAGCACCTGAaagaagagcagagcagagcatgcGGTGAGACATGGGCGGGAGAGCCACCCTTACCAGATTTAGGAGtcaggagaggcagcagccccaagaGCAGAACCGTGTGTGATGTATGGCACTGCGGCCACCCAGGCTTTGCTTGGAGACTTAACCTCAGGATCCCCTGCACATGGGTGGTGGGGGAACGAGCCTGCCCTGTGGGATGTTCTCTTCCTCTTCAAGCCCTATGGCCCTTCAGCTCCTAGCCTCTGAAACGTCAGCATCATAAGCCCACTTTGCCCTTGAGGGTCAAGGGCAGATGAGACAGACGATCAGAAGTGCAGCCAGGGAATGTTCATGCAAGGTGGCCCAAGCGGAGGGGAACAGGTATGAAACTGGGAGTCGGGATGAAATTAAACAAAGGGACACTTGGGCTAAGAATTAGGGAAACTTTTGGGACAGATCTATCAGACTGTGGAAGAGTCTCCCCAAGGAAATACTGGAAGCACCAATGCTTAGGGTGTTTAGAACTGGACAGGATAAAGTGTGATGAATACACTGCAGACAGCCCTCCTTCTCTCAGTAAAGAACCTCAAATCCCAACAGCAGGCCAGATCTCTCTGATctaagttaagtgacttgcccaagagtcacacaggaagtctgtgtctGAGCTGAAACTGAAGCTGGGTTTCCTGAATCCCAATCCAATAGCCTCACTATACCAGACCTATGCCCCTTCCCATCTTGTTTCACCAGGGTTTAACCACAACTAGCAACAACACTGACTCCAACTTGTCTTTATCTACACTGACTATGAAGTCACGGGACATAAGAGTTCAGCTAACTGGACTCTGCACAATTAGGTAGCAACACAAGGACATGTGGAAGTGAAGACAAAGCCACAGATGGTACAGTTAGTTTCATGATCTTTGATACTTCTTCACTGTGAATGGATGCAAAGTTTTGGGTACCCACAGACTGTTGGCCAGAGTAGCTAATGCATGGAACCaatgccaggaaaaaaatcatatcCTGTTTTCCTAGCCTTAGGTCATATGGGAAGATAATAGCctcagtgaaaagaaaaaaaaatcatgtgatcTGCTCTGTGATATTTGTAGCTCTGTGGTTGGGTTCCTGAAAGAATGATCCagtaggtcagtggttcccaaactttttggcatcacgccccctttttgatttgagaaaccctcaccccccaccccaaatagcagcacaacttgttgaggggaaaaaaaacccccacgaactgaccggggccaaaaaacaaaaatagcagcaaaacttagggggaAGATtcaccggtgggggggggggggggggggggagtgcgggcggtcacctcgcacccccccacacaccggaATTTCCTCAAGTCCCCCCAGGgggcacacaccccagtttgggaacccatgcagtAGGGGCACTTGAATTGGAGATTTTTAACTTCCCACTTGGCATGTTTTAACAGGAAAAACTACAAAAAGGCACTACCAGTTTTAAAGCCAACCCTCACACCCAGATTACCATGGAGTGGCTTCCTTTAGGTCTCTTAGAAGTGACAAGATTGCCAGAAAGTGCCTGGAGTGCTCTCTTCCATTAATCTGGGTATAGCATTGATAATGCCACCCCTCACACCTGTGTCTTCCTTCACCTCATTCTAAATCATGCTTCAAAAGCTCTTACTGGGTTTCTTTGTAGCTCTTTAAAAGGCAGAGATCTTGTTGTTTGTAAAGCAATGGTGAAAAATACTAGACTGAAAACTGAGGTAAACATTCAGTTTAGTCAGAGGAAGAGCAGCACAGCTAGCATCACCTGTGTTGCCCTGCCCACATGCCTCCAACCTACCCTGAAGAGATTCTTCTGATCAGAGTGACAGAGCAGGTTAGCCTGCATACTCCATTCTCTGTTCAGCCTATGGGCTGAGAATGGCAACCTGTGATGAGGACGTCTGTGTTCTGGTCCGAGAAC
It contains:
- the SLC61A1 gene encoding molybdate-anion transporter, with protein sequence MLVTAYVAFAVLLAVCIGLEFSACRAKLTGSACTNPAFLRFQLDYYQVYFLALAADWLQGPYLYKLYQHYHFLEGQIAIIYVCGFASSVLFGLVSTSLVDWLGRKKSCILFSLTYSVCCLTKLSWDYFVLVVGRILGGLSTALLFSAFEAWYVHEHVERHDFPAEWIPATFSRAAFWNNVIAIGAGVTANFFAEWLGLGPVAPFMVSIPFLMLTGIFAMKNWDENHGKKRALSKTCVDGLKCLLSDRRVLLLGTIQALFESVIYIFIFLWTPVLDPHNPPLGIVFSSFMAASMMGSSLYRIATSKRYHLQPMHILSLSVLMVFFSLFMLTFSTNPGQENPSESFLAFLLIELSCGLYFPAMGFLRQKVIPEKDQVGVMNWFRIPLNLLACLGMLILHDSDYKTGTRNMFTICSVMMVMALLAVVSLFTVVRNNAELKMPSLQGQNELSSPEL